In one window of Falco cherrug isolate bFalChe1 chromosome 10, bFalChe1.pri, whole genome shotgun sequence DNA:
- the LOC102052526 gene encoding agouti-signaling protein isoform X1 has product MEFFLHRMESKNLFLSLLLCYSLLRAAASHMVIEEKTECSLSKSNKMHLSDLPPISIVDLTKRSQKVSRKEAENKKSSKKNAELKISPKPRPTPAADCVPNFKTCKPHLNSCCNYCALCKCRIFQTICQCLMLNPRC; this is encoded by the exons ATGGAATTTTTCCTCCACAGGATGGAAAGCAAGAACCTCTTCCTAAGCCTATTGCTCTGCTACAGTTTGCTGAGAGCTGCCGCTTCCCACATGGTGATTGAGGAGAAGACGGAATGCAGCCTCTCGAAGAGCAACAAAATGCACCTCTCGGATCTCCCACCCATCTCCATAGTCG ACTTAACTAAAAGATCCCAGAAAGTCAGCAGGAAAGAGGCAGAGAACAAGAAATCCTCCAAG aaaaatgCTGAGCTGAAGATATCTCCAAAACCAAGGCCCACACCAGCTGCTGACTGTGTGCCAAACTTCAAAACCTGCAAACCGCACTTGAATTCATGTTGTAACTACTGTGCTTTGTGCAAATGCCGTATTTTTCAGACCATCTGCCAATGTCTAATGTTAAACCCAAGGTGCTAA
- the LOC102052526 gene encoding agouti-signaling protein isoform X2 has translation MESKNLFLSLLLCYSLLRAAASHMVIEEKTECSLSKSNKMHLSDLPPISIVDLTKRSQKVSRKEAENKKSSKKNAELKISPKPRPTPAADCVPNFKTCKPHLNSCCNYCALCKCRIFQTICQCLMLNPRC, from the exons ATGGAAAGCAAGAACCTCTTCCTAAGCCTATTGCTCTGCTACAGTTTGCTGAGAGCTGCCGCTTCCCACATGGTGATTGAGGAGAAGACGGAATGCAGCCTCTCGAAGAGCAACAAAATGCACCTCTCGGATCTCCCACCCATCTCCATAGTCG ACTTAACTAAAAGATCCCAGAAAGTCAGCAGGAAAGAGGCAGAGAACAAGAAATCCTCCAAG aaaaatgCTGAGCTGAAGATATCTCCAAAACCAAGGCCCACACCAGCTGCTGACTGTGTGCCAAACTTCAAAACCTGCAAACCGCACTTGAATTCATGTTGTAACTACTGTGCTTTGTGCAAATGCCGTATTTTTCAGACCATCTGCCAATGTCTAATGTTAAACCCAAGGTGCTAA